One genomic window of Calderihabitans maritimus includes the following:
- a CDS encoding AIR synthase related protein: MAVQISKFDDVSVITLLPGRKLVIACDSLGAIGPKELDQVKVSGYTVGRFACRVPLMEVIAVGARPLLVVNTLCVEPTPTGEEILSGIRDEIEAAGLDPRISITGSMEKNVPVSQTGLGVTVIGLANGDASGKGEGLRWGLGAPGDTVVVVGMPKVGSEVRLGDNEIADIPTLLRVADYPSAGDILPVGSSGILSEARKMARRSGLLFVPNPGSEIDLEKSAGPSTCLLVSLPSGKWADFCEHLAPTGRPCFEVGRLVAK, encoded by the coding sequence GTGGCTGTCCAGATTTCCAAATTTGATGATGTTTCGGTTATAACCCTTTTGCCCGGCAGGAAACTGGTGATTGCCTGTGATTCCCTTGGGGCTATCGGGCCCAAAGAATTGGACCAGGTAAAGGTTTCAGGGTATACGGTCGGACGTTTTGCCTGCCGGGTACCTTTAATGGAAGTGATAGCCGTCGGTGCAAGGCCGCTTCTGGTGGTTAATACCCTGTGCGTGGAGCCGACGCCTACGGGGGAAGAGATACTGTCCGGCATAAGGGATGAAATAGAAGCGGCAGGGCTTGATCCCAGAATTAGTATAACGGGAAGTATGGAGAAGAACGTACCTGTATCACAAACGGGACTGGGAGTTACGGTCATCGGTCTGGCAAATGGCGATGCTTCCGGCAAGGGCGAAGGTTTGAGATGGGGTCTCGGGGCTCCAGGGGACACGGTTGTGGTCGTAGGTATGCCGAAAGTGGGGAGTGAGGTGCGTTTGGGTGATAACGAAATTGCCGATATTCCCACTCTGCTCCGGGTAGCAGATTACCCTTCGGCAGGTGATATTCTTCCTGTAGGGTCAAGCGGGATTTTGAGTGAAGCCCGAAAGATGGCCCGCCGCAGCGGTCTGCTGTTTGTCCCGAATCCAGGATCCGAGATAGACTTGGAAAAATCTGCCGGCCCTTCGACTTGTCTCCTGGTATCCTTACCTTCAGGGAAATGGGCGGACTTTTGCGAGCATCTTGCTCCAACGGGGCGTCCTTGTTTCGAGGTTGGAAGGCTGGTAGCAAAATAA